The Accipiter gentilis chromosome 14, bAccGen1.1, whole genome shotgun sequence genome contains a region encoding:
- the CXCR6 gene encoding C-X-C chemokine receptor type 6 codes for MATTDTANFYYNFSIIDANENGSENFHTFTRVFLPCMYSAVFILGLAGNALVFVILAFYEKRKMLTDIFLLNLAIADWVFLWTLPFWAYSAAQEWTFGTMTCRIIRGLYTLNLYTSMLTLTSITFDRLIAITFATKARMCQTKRMTWGKLICVLIWVISLAFAAPQFIFSEVFSIDKTICQEEYPNHHTEMVLEVIQVTLGYFIPMLAMIICYSLIIRTLLHARSFQKNKSLKKIFSVVAIFILTQSPYTFLRLIKIIDWSFNLNSSFEYAIIITEALAYFHGCLNPVLYFFMGVKFRRNLQKIIKNSRCVKRQVMAKQWQTTEEEGSKTFTASNNADATSMYQL; via the coding sequence ATGGCAACTACAGATACTGCCAACTTTTATTATAACTTCTCCATCATTGATGCCAATGAAAATGGAAGTGAGAATTTTCACACATTTACAAGAGTCTTCCTGCCCTGTATGTATTCAGCTGTTTTCATCCTTGGGCTAGCAGGAAATGCACTTGTTTTTGTCATACTAGCTTTCTATGAGAAACGGAAGATGCTGACAGATATATTTTTGCTGAACTTGGCTATAGCTGACTGGGTCTTCCTTTGGACACTGCCATTCTGGGCATATTCTGCTGCTCAGGAGTGGACTTTTGGCACCATGACATGTCGTATTATACGAGGCTTGTATACTCTGAACTTGTACACTTCAATGCTAACTCTAACGTCTATCACCTTTGACCGGCTTATTGCTATTACTTTTGCGACCAAAGCACGTATGTGTCAAACCAAACGAATGACATGGGGCAAATTAATCTGTGTCTTGATCTGGGTGATCTCACTAGCATTTGCTGCACCACAGTTTATTTTTAGTGAGGTGTTTAGTATTGATAAGACAATATGCCAGGAAGAATACCCAAACCATCACACAGAAATGGTTCTTGAAGTGATCCAAGTGACCCTTGGCTATTTTATTCCCATGCTAGCCATGATCATCTGCTACTCACTAATTATTAGAACCTTACTGCATGCCAGGAGTTTTCAAAAGAACAAAtctctaaagaaaatattttctgtagttgCCATATTTATTCTTACTCAGTCACCCTACACTTTCTTGAGACTGATAAAGATCATAGACTGGAGCTTTAACCTGAACAGCAGCTTTGAATATGCAATCATTATAACAGAAGCTCTTGCTTATTTCCATGGCTGTCTTAATCctgttctgtatttcttcatGGGGGTGAAATTCAGGAGGAacttacagaaaattattaaaaattcaaGATGTGTCAAACGGCAAGTTATGGCTAAACAGTGGCAAACCACTGAAGAAGAAGGCTCTAAAACTTTTACTGCCTCAAATAATGCAGATGCAACAAGCATGTACCAGCTGTAA